The Lytechinus pictus isolate F3 Inbred chromosome 17, Lp3.0, whole genome shotgun sequence genome contains a region encoding:
- the LOC129280122 gene encoding regulator of MON1-CCZ1 complex-like: MAEDQSHYVELSGNPIRFEPISRQTNVFYDEVKRQVFAVRSGGAFGVVVKGPDEKTSTTFRMEDKGPVISIKFSSDLRILAVQRSQRTVEFINFHTGSADTSEYSQMCKGKNTKIIGFNWISGNEIVFITDHGLELYQVTAEKKTLRSMKNVSISINWFTFMNESALLLVSSSTLGNVLTPIHCKTGNISKLPKFEVDLPVVPKPPKLCLLERDVTIAILYSVIYVVVLRHQPRGPSNQGAEIVLYQLQRESPAKKTDVLRLNMSGRFAVNVVDNLVVVHHQASKTSMVFDIGLTAGETDNYCNYHHPVLAPLPIKPVKLKVAGIPTQTGLEMREVGVELYSPNWVVFQPNIVIDAKLGCLWHISLRLDALVPMIPDKCRLIDFLLLRRESKKVILYVLQTALVPGQHCNLATIAKIFNKLNEVYRSYLAERHALHAEETSSPKNSQSAARVSSGTRVVIEQSDMYTHVLTPVAERKDSNHKFLVAVLVEYIRSLNQYQIPVQHFLYELVINTLVHHNCFYQLHQFLQYHVLSDSKPIACLLLSLESCYPPAYQLALDMLKRLTTANEEIIEVLLSKNQILAALRFLRSVGGAENASSRKFLEAALNADDDMLFYTVFKFFEQRNLRMRGNPMFAPGEHCEKFVHVFEQKFGYESFVPIQ, translated from the exons ATGGCTGAGGACCAATCACACTATGTAGAACTGTCGGGAAATCCGATAAGATTTGAACCTATCAGCCGTCAGACCAACGTATTTTACGATGAGGTAAAACGACAG gtGTTCGCTGTGAGATCAGGAGGAGCCTTTGGAGTAGTTGTTAAAGGACCGGACGAAAAGACAAGCACAACATTTAG AATGGAAGACAAAGGACCAGTTATATCCATCAAATTCTCATCTGATCTTCGAATCTTAGCTGTGCAGAGATCACAGAGGACAGTG GAATTCATTAACTTTCATACTGGCAGTGCTGACACCTCCGAGTATTCTCAGATGTGCAAG GGTAAAAATACAAAGATCATAGGCTTCAATTGGATCAGCGGGAATGAGATCGTCTTCATCACCGATCATGGACTAGAGCTGTATCAGGTGACTGCTGAGAAGAAGACGCTGAGGTCAATGAAGAATGTCAGTATCAGCATCAACTGGTTTACATTCATG aATGAGAGTGCATTGCTTCTGGTTTCATCGTCAACCCTTGGTAATGTGCTAACACCTATACATTGTAAG ACAGGTAACATATCCAAGCTtcccaagtttgaagttgatcttCCAGTTGTTCCCAAGCCTCCGAAACTCTGTCTTCTTGAGAGAGATGTAACCATAGCAATCTT GTACAGTGTGATATATGTTGTTGTGCTTCGACATCAACCTAGGGGACCATCAAATCAAGGAGCTGAGATagttctctatcagctacaaaG GGAATCACCAGCCAAGAAAACCGATGTCCTCCGGCTCAATATGAGCGGGCGGTTTGCAGTCAACGTCGTT GATAATCTAGTAGTGGTACACCACCAGGCATCAAAG ACATCCATGGTGTTTGACATTGGTCTGACCGCTGGTGAGACAGATAACTACTGTAACTACCACCACCCAGTCCTGGCCCCTCTGCCAATCAAACCAGTCAAACTCAAGGTAGCTGGGATACCCACGCAAACCGGACTGGAGATGAGAGAAGTTGGTGTAGAACTAT ATTCACCCAATTGGGTTGTATTTCAGCCTAATATCGTGATCGATGCTAAGCTTGGATGTCTGTGGCATATTAGTCTTCGGTTGGATGCACTGGTCCCTATGATTCCTGATAAG tgtcGACTGATAGATTTCTTATTGCTGAGGAGGGAGAGCAAAAAAGTCATTCTATATGTCCTACAAACAG CATTGGTACCTGGTCAACACTGTAATCTTGCCACCATCGCAAAAATCTTCAACAAACTCAATGAAGTGTACAGGAGCTACTTGGCTGAACGTCAtgcgctacat GCAGAAGAAACGTCCTCGCCCAAGAACAGCCAATCCGCAGCGAGGGTTTCATCAGGGACGAGGGTCGTCATCGAACAGTCCGACATGTACACCCATGTACTCACACCAGTAGCTGAAAGGAAA GATTCAAACCACAAGTTCTTGGTAGCAGTATTGGTGGAATACATCCGCTCTCTCAACCAGTACCAAATCCCAGTTCAG CACTTCCTGTATGAACTGGTAATAAACACCCTTGTCCATCACAACTGCTTCTATCAACTACACCAGTTTCTTCAATATCATGTCTTGAGTGACTCCAAGCCCATAGCGtgtcttcttctttctctaGAGAGCTGCTATCCGCCTGCTTATCAACTAGCACTGGATATGCTGAAG AGATTAACAACGGCCAACGAGGAGATCATTGAGGTGCTCCTATCCAAGAACCAGATCTTAGCGGCTCTCAGGTTCTTACGGAGTGTTGGAGGAGCGGAGAACGCTTCATCAAGAAAGTTCCTTGAGGCAGCACTGAATGCGGATGATGATATGCTTTTCTACACTGTCTTCAAGTTCTTTGAGCAACGGAACCTGAGAATGAGGGGAAACCCTATGTTTGCTCCAG GTGAACACTGCGAAAAGTTTGTGCATGTCTTTGAGCAGAAGTTTGGCTACGAGAGCTTCGTGCCTATCCAATGA